Within Micromonospora narathiwatensis, the genomic segment GCTGGAGGTGGACCGGCGGGGCGGCCGGTTCACCGAGGGCGGAGACGCCTTCGGCCGTTTCACCGTCGACCACGCCACCGTGGACCGTACGGACTGGGCCGCCCAGCTCGACGCCTGGCTCCGCGAGTCCCTCTCCCGCCGCGGCCTCCTCTCCTGACTCTCCGCCGGGGCGGGGTCAGAGGTCCAGGAGGACCGTGCGGGGGCCCACGTTGACGCTCTCGACCAGCATGTGGGCACGGAAGCGGCCGGTCTCGACCGGCGCGCCGCGCTCGCGCAGGGCCTCGACGACCGCGGTGACCAGGGGTTCGGCCACCTCGGCGGGGGCCGCCGCCGTCCAGGTCGGCCGCCGGCCCTTGCGGGCGTCGCCGTAGAGGGTGAACTGGCTGACCACCAGGATCGGCGCACCGGTGTCGGCGGCGCTCTTCTCGTCGTCGAGGATGCGCAGCTCGTGGATCTTGCGGGCCATGGTGGCCGCCACCTGCGGGGTGTCGGCGTGGGTCACGCCGAGCAGCACCAGCAGGCCGTTGTCGATCTCGCCGACCACCTCGTCGCCGACGGTCACGCTGGCCCGGCTGACCGTCTGCACCACCGCCCGCATCAGTCCGTCACCGGCTCGACGATGCCCCGCTCGACCAGGTGCGCCACGATCGGGCCGGCCGCCTCGGCCAGCTCGTCCGGGGTGACGTCGTGCGCGGCGGCGAGCAGCGCGAGCTGGTCGCGCAGCGGCAGCCGGCCGTCCGCGCCGCCGACCAGGGCCAGCACCAGCGGGTCGATCTCCTCGGTCCAGCGCAGCCCGTGCGGCATGGCCAGGACCTGCCGGTCCACCGCCCAGCCCTCGTCGCCCATGGTCGCCTCCTGCCGTAGCTGGAGCCCCTCGGCGGCCCGGTAGCGCGCGGCGAGCAGCCCGTCGGCGTCACGGGACCGGAGCCAGTCCTGCCGGTCGAACCACTCGGCGATCCGGTCGCCCATCGGCGGTTCCACCCGCTGGCGCAGGTCCTCCACCCGGACGACCGGCTGGTCGTTGCCGGA encodes:
- the dtd gene encoding D-aminoacyl-tRNA deacylase → MRAVVQTVSRASVTVGDEVVGEIDNGLLVLLGVTHADTPQVAATMARKIHELRILDDEKSAADTGAPILVVSQFTLYGDARKGRRPTWTAAAPAEVAEPLVTAVVEALRERGAPVETGRFRAHMLVESVNVGPRTVLLDL